One window of the Pempheris klunzingeri isolate RE-2024b chromosome 10, fPemKlu1.hap1, whole genome shotgun sequence genome contains the following:
- the tbr1b gene encoding T-box brain protein 1b, with product MQVENCISPASDLSKKFMNVGSGFSSSDGSELSLQDHPIISASDNLERSSPLKKNSREMTNQSEADNFPDSKDASGDVQRGKLSPDLHGVSDIRHNFDGSAGERCIFSPSTQPQSVSAAPSAMFPYPSQHGPAHPAFSIGSPSRYMAHHPVISNGAYNSLLTNTSPQGYPAAGYPYAQQYGHTYQGGAFYQFSSAQAGLVPGKAQVYLCNRALWLKFHRHQTEMIITKQGRRMFPFLSFNISGLDPTAHYNIFVDVILADPNHWRFQGGKWVPCGKADTNVIGNRVYMHPDSPNTGAHWMRQEISFGKLKLTNNKGASNNTGQMVVLQSLHKYQPRLHVVEVNEDGTEDTSQPGRVQTFTFTETQFIAVTAYQNTDITQLKIDHNPFAKGFRDNYDTVYTGCDIDRLTPSPGDSPRSQIVPGARYAMPSSFLQDQFVSTYAKSRFHPGMGTGPGTERSVPLGNSLLSPQQTEEPTVATPPQRWFVTPANNRLDFAASAYDAADFAGNAATLLSYAAAGVKALPLPTAGCSNRPLGYYADPSGWGGRTPPQYCGVNSKSSSVFSCWPANSIGGRAGANYLAEEGDSIPTERSPIGGSEETKPKDLTSESSWIETPSSIKSIDSSDSGIFEQAKRRRISPSATPVSETVSPLKSELLAPRECEKNCTKDIGYYSFYPHS from the exons ATGCAGGTCGAGAATTGCATCTCGCCAGCGAGTGATCTCTCCAAGAAATTTATGAATGTGGGCAGTGGCTTTTCGAGCTCCGATGGATCAGAGCTTTCGTTGCAGGACCATCCTATTATATCTGCGAGTGACAACCTGGAGAGAAGTTCACCTCTGAAAAAAAACTCTAGGGAGATGACGAAtcagtcagaggcagacaaTTTTCCCGACTCCAAGGACGCATCAGGGGACGTCCAGAGGGGCAAACTCTCTCCTGATCTTCACGGAGTCTCTGACATCCGTCATAATTTCGATGGATCTGCAGGAGAAAGGTGCATCTTTTCTCCATCTACCCAACCGCAGTCAGTCTCAGCAGCTCCCAGTGCCATGTTCCCATACCCGAGCCAGCATGGACCAGCGCACCCGGCTTTCTCTATTGGAAGTCCCAGCCGCTACATGGCCCATCACCCGGTCATAAGTAATGGAGCTTACAACAGCCTTCTGACCAACACTTCTCCTCAAGGCTACCCGGCCGCGGGCTACCCTTACGCGCAACAGTATGGACACACTTACCAAGGAGGGGCTTTTTACCAGTTCTCCTCGGCGCAAGCAGGACTGGTTCCGGGGAAAGCGCAGGTGTATCTGTGCAACAGGGCCCTGTGGCTGAAGTTtcacagacaccaaacagagATGATCATCACAAAGCAAGGACG ACGAATGTTCCCATTTTTAAGCTTCAACATTTCTGGCCTCGACCCAACTGCTCACTACAATATATTTGTAGATGTGATACTTGCTGATCCAAATCACTGGCGATTTCAAGGAGGCAAGTGGGTGCCATGTGGAAAAGCAGACACAAATGTAATAG GAAATAGAGTTTATATGCACCCGGACTCACCAAATACCGGTGCGCACTGGATGCGTCAAGAAATATCATTTGGAAAGCTAAAGCTCACAAACAACAAAGGTGCCTCCAACAACACGGGGCAG ATGGTGGTTCTCCAGTCTCTCCACAAGTACCAGCCCAGGCTCCATGTGGTGGAAGTAAACGAGGATGGGACAGAGGACACCAGCCAACCAGGGAGAGTCCAGACTTTCACCTTCACAGAGACGCAATTCATCGCCGTCACAGCTTACCAGAATACCGAC ATTACGCAACTGAAAATCGACCACAATCCGTTTGCTAAAGGATTTCGGGACAACTATGACAC TGTCTACACAGGCTGCGACATCGACCGCCTAACTCCATCACCGGGTGACTCTCCGCGTTCACAGATCGTGCCGGGTGCGAGATATGCCATGCCTAGCTCTTTCCTGCAGGACCAATTTGTCAGCACTTATGCCAAATCTCGCTTTCACCCTGGCATGGGGACTGGTCCTGGCACGGAGCGCAGCGTCCCACTCGGCAACAGCTTGCTATCCCCGCAGCAAACCGAGGAGCCCACTGTTGCCACCCCCCCGCAGCGATGGTTTGTCACCCCTGCCAACAACCGACTGGACTTTGCTGCCTCGGCATACGACGCCGCCGATTTCGCCGGTAACGCGGCCACCTTGCTGTCCTACGCAGCGGCCGGAGTGAAGGCTCTTCCCCTGCCGACTGCAGGCTGCTCCAACCGGCCTCTTGGCTATTACGCAGACCCGTCAGGCTGGGGAGGACGCACGCCGCCGCAGTACTGTGGCGTAAATAGCAAATCCAGCTCGGTCTTTTCCTGCTGGCCCGCTAACTCTATCGGTGGCAGAGCCGGCGCCAACTACCTGGCCGAGGAGGGAGACTCCATCCCGACAGAGAGGTCACCGATCGGCGGCTCGGAGGAGACCAAACCCAAAGACCTGACATCAGAGTCGAGCTGGATAGAGACGCCGTCCTCCATTAAGTCCATTGATTCGAGCGACTCTGGGATCTTTGAACAGGCCAAAAGGAGAAGAATCTCACCCTCTGCCACGCCGGTTTCAGAGACAGTGTCCCCGTTAAAATCGGAGCTGCTGGCACcgagagagtgtgagaaaaaCTGCACAAAGGACATTGGTTATTACAGTTTCTATCCTCACAgttaa
- the slc4a10b gene encoding sodium-driven chloride bicarbonate exchanger: MDTAEQGAQIQPLLPTVKSSFGSSAGRRSLRNDDEAVLDRGGLRCQQGTNFEQEDLEGHRTLYIGVHVPLGSTRHRSHRRHRHHGNKHRKRRNQSLTLVEGRESPVYDTPSQRVQFLLGTEDDDEEHIPHDLFTEMDEICVKDGEDPEWKESARWLKFEEDVEDGGERWSKPYVATLSLHSLFELRSCIINSTVLLDMKANTIEEVADMVLDHQELYSPLGDELRKKVRETLLKRHHHQNQKKLANRLPIVRSIADIGRRSSDHHLDKNGQMSASQSHLAAPDGKGDASRENSSVDFSKIDLHFMKKIPAGGEACNVLVGELEFLNKPVVAFVRLSPAVLLSGVAEVPIATRFLFILLGPLGRGPQYHEIGRSIATLMTDEVFHDVAYKAKDRNDLIAGIDEFLDQVTVLPPGEWDPSIRIEPPKNVPSQEKRKKCNLLPNGLVEGEEEEEEGGHGGPELQRTGRWFGGLFLDIKRKAPHYLSDYTDAISLQCVASFLFLYCACMSPVITFGGLLGEATEGRISAIESLFGASLTGIAYSLFAGQPLTILGSTGPVLVFEKILFKFCKEYGLSYLSLRTCIGLWTAFLCIFLVATDASSLVCYITRFTEEAFASLICIIFIYEALEKLIHLGVHYPFNKNNNLDKLTMYSCSCVEPSDPTNGTLKYWEINNITASEIYWEALEVKDCIEKKGEFVGSACGPHGPYVPDVLFWCAILFFSTVFLSAFLKEFRFSNYFPTKVRALISDFAVFFAILTMVLIDYSLGIPSPKLKVPSVFKPTRDDRGWLISPLGPNPWWTAVITVVPALLCTILIFMDQQITAVIINRKEHKLKKGCGYHLDLFMVGVMLGVCSIMGLPWFVAATVLSITHVNSLKLESECSAPGEQPKFLGIREQRITGLMIFTLMGCSVFMTSVLKFIPMPVLYGVFLYMGASSLRGIQFFDRLTLFGMPAKHQPDFIYLRHVPLRKVHLFTIIQLSCLILLWVIKTSKAAIVFPMMVLALVFIRKLMDCFFTKRELSWLDDLMPESKKKKLEDDEAEEEQSILAEEEAGVQLPLEGYKGIPIINITDEMSKGSFGNTWHANS, translated from the exons ATGGACACCGCGGAGCAAGGTGCTCAGATCCAGCCGCTGCTGCCCACG GTCAAATCTTCCTTTGGCTCATCAGCTGGACGTAGAAGTTTG AGGAACGATGACGAGGCTGTGttggacagaggaggactgCGATGCCAACAGGGAACCAACTTTGAGCAGGAAGATCTTGAAG GCCACAGGACTCTTTACATTGGGGTCCACGTCCCCTTGGGCAGTACCAGGCACCGTAGCCATCGAAGGCAccgtcaccatggaaacaagcacaggaagaggaggaaccaGTCCCTCACCTTGGTGGAGGGTAGAGAGTCTCCAGTTTATG ACACTCCCTCCCAGAGAGTGCAGTTCCTGCTGGGcactgaggatgatgatgaagaacatATTCCTCATGACCTCTTCACAGAGATGGATGAAATCTGTGTGAAGGATGGGGAGGATCCTGAGTGGAAAGAAAGTGCCAG GTGGCTGAAGTTTGAGGAGGATGTTGAGGACGGAGGAGAGCGATGGAGTAAACCCTACGTAGCCACTCTGTCTCTACACAGCCTGTTTGAGCTGCGAAGCTGCATTATCAACAGCACCGTGCTGCTCGACATGAAGGCTAACACCATTGAGGAGGTTGCAG ATATGGTCTTGGACCACCAGGAGTTATACTCACCACTGGGAGATGAGCTCAGAAAGAAAGTACGTGAAACACTGCTAAAACGGCACCATCACCAGAACCAGAAGAAGCTGGCTAATCGCCTGCCCATCGTGCGCTCCATTGCTGACATTGGTCGACGGTCATCGGACCACCACCTGGATAAGAATG GTCAGATGTCGGCCTCCCAGTCTCACTTAGCAGCTCCAGACGGGAAAGGGGATGCTAGCAGAGAGAACAGTTCTGTGGACTTCAGCAAG ATAGACCTTCATTTCATGAAGAAGATCCCGGCAGGGGGCGAGGCGTGTAACGTGTTAGTGGGAGAGCTGGAATTTCTGAACAAACCCGTGGTGGCGTTTGTCCGCCTTTCACCGGCGGTCCTGCTCAGTGGGGTGGCTGAAGTCCCCATCGCCACAAG gtttctttttattcttttaggGCCCTTGGGTAGAGGGCCTCAGTATCATGAGATTGGAAGGTCCATTGCAACACTTATGACCGATGAG GTTTTCCATGATGTTGCCTATAAAGCTAAAGACCGCAATGATCTGATTGCTGGGATTGATGAATTTCTAGATCAAGTGACAGTCCTTCCTCCAGGAGAGTGGGACCCATCCATTCGGATAGAGCCACCAAAGAATGTACCCTCTCAG gagaagaggaagaaatgtaACCTTTTACCCAACGGATTAGTagagggtgaggaggaagaggaggaaggtggtCACGGGGGTCCAGAACTGCAGCGTACTGGAAG GTGGTTCGGTGGACTCTTTCTAGACATCAAGCGCAAGGCACCCCACTACCTGTCTGACTACACTGATGCTATTAGTTTACAGTGTGTGGCCTCCTTCCTGTTCCTCTACTGTGCCTGCATGTCCCCTGTCATCACCTTTGGAGGACTACTGGGCGAGGCAACAGAAGGACGCATT AGTGCAATTGAGTCGCTGTTCGGAGCCTCGCTAACTGGAATAGCCTATTCTCTGTTTGCCGGGCAGCCCCTTACCATTCTGGGCAGCACAGGGCCAGTGCTTGTCTTTGAAAAGATCTTGTTCAAATTCTGCAA GGAGTATGGCTTGTCCTATCTGTCACTGAGAACCTGCATTGGCTTGTGGACGGCTTTCCTCTGTATCTTCCTGGTGGCTACAGATGCCAGTTCCCTCGTTTGTTACATCACGCGCTTTACAGAGGAAGCCTTCGCCTCGCTCATCTGCATCATCTTCATCTATGAGGCCTTGGAGAAACTTATCCACCTGGGAGTGCACTATCCCttcaacaagaacaacaaccTGGATAAGCTCACCATGTACTC atgttcatgTGTTGAGCCTTCTGACCCCACCAATGGCACCCTGAAGTATTGGGAGATCAACAACATCACTGCCTCAGAAATTTACTGGGAAGCACTGGAGGTCAAG GACTGCATTGAAAAGAAAGGGGAGTTTGTGGGCAGCGCCTGCGGCCCTCATGGGCCCTACGTCCCTGATGTCCTCTTCTGGTGTGCCATTCTCTTCTTTTCCACCGTCTTCCTGTCTGCCTTCCTCAAGGAGTTCAGGTTCAGCAATTATTTTCCCACAAAG gtGAGGGCGCTCATcagtgactttgctgttttcttcGCAATCCTTACAATGGTCTTGATCGACTACAGTTTAGGGATCCCTTCTCCCAAACTAAAGGTTCCCAGTGTTTTCAAG CCAACCAGAGATGATAGAGGTTGGCTCATTAGCCCACTGGGACCCAACCCCTGGTGGACCGCAGTCATTACGGTAGTCCCAGCTCTGCTTTGTACCATCCTCATCTTCATGGACCAGCAGATCACAGCTGTCATCATCAATAGGAAGGAACACAAACTCAAG AAAGGCTGTGGGTACCACCTGGACCTGTTCATGGTGGGGGTGATGCTTGGTGTTTGCTCTATAATGGGCTTGCCCTGGTTCGTAGCAGCCACCGTCCTCTCCATCACCCACGTCAACAGCCTGAAGCTTGAGTCAGAGTGCTCAGCTCCCGGGGAGCAGCCCAAGTTCCTCGGCATCAGAGAGCAACGCATTACTGGGCTCATGATCTTCACCCTAATGGGCTGCTCTGTCTTCATGACATCCGTGCTGAAG TTCATTCCTATGCCTGTGCTCTATGGAGTTTTCCTTTATATGGGAGCATCTTCCCTCCGAGGCATTCAG TTCTTTGACCGCCTGACACTGTTCGGTATGCCGGCAAAGCACCAGCCAGACTTCATCTATCTACGACATGTACCCCTGAGGAAGGTGCACCTCTTCACCATCATCCAGCTCAGCTGTTTGATTCTGCTGTGGGTCATCAAGACCTCCAAGGCTGCCATCGTCTTTCCCATGATG GTCTTGGCTCTGGTGTTCATCAGGAAGCTCATGGACTGTTTTTTTACCAAGAGAGAGCTGAGCTGGCTGGATGACCTCATGCCagagagcaagaagaagaagctcgAGGATGATGAAGCG GAAGAAGAGCAGAGTATACtggcagaggaagaggcaggGGTACAACTGCCATTAGAAGGGTACAA AGGAATACCCATCATCAATATTACAGATGAAATGTCAAAAGGCTCTTTTGGAAATACTTGGCATGCTAACAGTTAA